The following coding sequences lie in one Megalodesulfovibrio gigas DSM 1382 = ATCC 19364 genomic window:
- a CDS encoding B12-binding domain-containing radical SAM protein gives MRVVLVSPYPDITSFGLRSLSAWLRHHGIQTRCIFLPDQFGDEVAAQPERYSPAVLQDFVECCKDADLVGITLMTNYFDNALQLTTALRQASAVPVVWGGVHATIRPEECLQHADFVCIGDGEETLLELAQILERGGDPSTIQGLWGTHQGDVFRNPVRPLPPGLDIYPPPDWSGTDHHILAGDRVTPMTDDAVREHLTGGTVSTLLGKIGYQTMTGRGCPHRCSYCINDAVKKLYGARNYLRWRSTSHVMDELESIIRQFPFIGFIWISDDAFFGRPMQDILEFCREYKQRIGLPFTCLASPLTMREDKLAALVDAGLVYLQMGVQSGSPHIQELFNRSRMNNAKLLEAMHIIHKFRDRLLPPSYDFILDAPWETDEDRRASLELISRIPKPFRLQPFSLVLYPGTALHEKATAEGLLQNERRDVYSKHYTMRAPSYSNLLISLSKTGKMPAWLLRLAISPLPWRVFGSHALEPVIRGTFLALKRLKSMLKPLLSH, from the coding sequence ATGCGCGTCGTTCTCGTCTCGCCATATCCGGACATCACCAGCTTCGGCCTGCGCTCGCTGTCCGCCTGGCTGCGGCACCACGGCATCCAGACGCGCTGCATCTTTCTGCCGGACCAGTTCGGCGATGAAGTGGCGGCCCAGCCCGAGCGCTATTCCCCGGCAGTGTTGCAGGATTTTGTGGAATGCTGCAAGGATGCGGACTTGGTGGGCATCACCCTCATGACCAATTATTTCGACAACGCCCTGCAGCTCACCACGGCCCTGCGCCAGGCAAGCGCCGTGCCCGTGGTCTGGGGCGGCGTGCATGCCACCATCCGGCCAGAGGAATGCCTGCAGCATGCGGACTTCGTGTGCATCGGCGATGGCGAGGAAACCCTGCTGGAACTGGCCCAGATCCTGGAGCGCGGCGGGGATCCGTCAACGATCCAAGGCCTGTGGGGCACGCATCAGGGAGACGTCTTCCGCAACCCCGTGCGTCCCCTGCCCCCCGGGCTGGACATCTACCCGCCCCCGGACTGGAGCGGGACCGACCATCACATCCTTGCCGGCGACCGTGTGACGCCCATGACCGATGACGCCGTGCGCGAGCACCTGACCGGCGGCACCGTTTCAACCTTGCTGGGCAAGATCGGCTATCAGACCATGACTGGTCGCGGCTGCCCCCACCGCTGCAGCTACTGCATCAACGACGCCGTGAAGAAGCTCTACGGCGCGCGCAACTATCTGCGCTGGCGCAGCACCAGTCACGTCATGGATGAGTTGGAGTCCATCATCAGGCAGTTTCCGTTCATCGGCTTCATCTGGATATCAGACGATGCCTTTTTCGGCCGACCCATGCAGGACATCCTGGAATTCTGCCGCGAGTACAAGCAGCGCATCGGCCTGCCCTTCACCTGTCTGGCCAGTCCCCTGACCATGCGGGAAGACAAGCTCGCCGCGCTGGTGGATGCCGGTCTTGTGTATCTGCAAATGGGTGTGCAATCCGGCAGCCCGCATATCCAGGAGCTCTTCAACCGCTCCCGCATGAACAATGCAAAGCTGTTGGAAGCCATGCACATCATCCACAAATTCCGGGACAGACTGCTGCCGCCGAGCTATGATTTCATCCTGGATGCCCCGTGGGAGACAGATGAAGATCGCCGGGCCTCCCTGGAACTGATCTCTCGCATTCCAAAACCCTTCAGGCTGCAGCCGTTCTCCCTGGTGCTGTATCCCGGCACGGCCCTGCACGAAAAAGCCACAGCGGAAGGATTGTTGCAAAACGAACGGCGCGACGTGTATTCCAAGCACTACACCATGCGCGCGCCGAGCTACTCCAACCTGCTCATTTCCTTATCCAAGACAGGCAAGATGCCCGCCTGGCTGCTGCGCCTCGCCATCTCCCCCCTGCCCTGGCGCGTGTTCGGATCCCACGCCCTGGAGCCGGTGATCCGCGGCACGTTTCTGGCCCTCAAGCGCCTGAAATCCATGCTTAAACCCCTCCTCTCCCACTGA